A genome region from Vulpes lagopus strain Blue_001 chromosome 7, ASM1834538v1, whole genome shotgun sequence includes the following:
- the HNRNPA0 gene encoding heterogeneous nuclear ribonucleoprotein A0, which produces MENSQLCKLFIGGLNVQTSESGLRGHFEAFGTLTDCVVVVNPQTKRSRCFGFVTYSNVEEADAAMAASPHAVDGNTVELKRAVSREDSARPGAHAKVKKLFVGGLKGDVAEGDLIEHFSQFGTVEKAEIIADKQSGKKRGFGFVYFQNHDAADKAAVVKFHPIQGHRVEVKKAVPKEDIHSGGGGGGSRSSRGGRGGRGRGGGRDQNGLSKGGGGGGYNSYGGYGGGGGGGGGYNAYGGGGGGSSYGGSDYGNGFGGFGSYSQHQSSYGPMKGGGGGGGGGSSWGGRSNSGPYRGGYGGGGGYGGSSF; this is translated from the coding sequence ATGGAGAATTCCCAGTTGTGCAAGCTGTTCATCGGCGGCCTCAACGTGCAGACGAGTGAGTCGGGCCTGCGCGGCCACTTCGAGGCCTTTGGGACTCTGACGGACTGCGTGGTGGTGGTGAACCCCCAGACCAAGCGCTCCCGTTGCTTCGGCTTCGTGACCTACTCCAACGTGGAGGAGGCCGATGCCGCCATGGCCGCCTCGCCCCACGCCGTGGACGGCAACACGGTGGAGCTGAAGCGGGCGGTGTCCCGGGAGGATTCGGCGCGGCCCGGTGCCCACGCCAAGGTTAAGAAGCTCTTTGTCGGGGGCCTTAAGGGAGACGTGGCGGAGGGCGACCTGATCGAGCACTTCTCGCAGTTTGGCACGGTGGAAAAGGCCGAGATTATTGCCGACAAGCAGTCGGGCAAGAAGCGCGGCTTTGGCTTCGTGTATTTCCAGAATCACGACGCGGCAGACAAGGCCGCGGTTGTCAAGTTCCACCCGATCCAGGGCCATCGCGTGGAGGTGAAGAAGGCCGTGCCCAAGGAGGATATCCACTCCGGTGGGGGCGGAGGCGGCTCCCGGTCCtcccggggcggccggggcggccggggccgcggcgggggtcGAGACCAGAACGGCCTGTCtaagggcggcggcggcggcggttaCAACAGCTACGGTGGttacggcggcggcggcggtggcggtggcggctaCAATGCCTACGGAGGCGGCGGAGGCGGTTCGTCCTACGGTGGGAGCGACTACGGTAACGGCTTCGGCGGCTTCGGCAGCTACAGCCAGCACCAGTCCTCCTACGGGCCCATgaagggcggcggcggcggcggcggcggtggcagCAGCTGGGGCGGTCGCAGTAACAGTGGACCTTACAGAGGCGGCTACGGCGGTGGCGGTGGTTATGGAGGCAGCTCCttctaa